The Solanum lycopersicum chromosome 9, SLM_r2.1 genome window below encodes:
- the LOC101261147 gene encoding uncharacterized protein, with product MASSMKSSLILFLTCSLFLQVTYAVYKTEVKCESLPNGDCAFAISSTGKRCVLEKAKTPKDDLISSEYECKTSEVMVQNMKEHIETDECIESCGLNRNFFGISSDDLLEPQFVSKLCAPACYQQCPNIVDLYFNLAVAEGAYLPDLCNKNNKLKSSGAAEDGVDAPAPSPSSF from the exons atggCCTCATCAATGAAATCATCTTTGATCCTTTTCTTGACATGTTCCCTTTTCCTTCAGGTCACTTATGCTGTGTATAAGA CTGAGGTGAAATGTGAGAGTTTGCCAAATGGTGATTGTGCATTTGCAATTTCATCAACAGGAAAAAGGTGTGTATTAGAAAAAGCAAAAACACCAAAAGATGACTTAATTAgtagtgaatatgaatgcaaGACATCAGAAGTTATGGTTCAAAACATGAAGGAACACATTGAAACAGATGAATGTattgaatcttgtggtcttaataGAAATTTCTTTGGAATTTCATCTGATGATTTGCTTGAGCCTCAATTTGTCTCCAAATTATGTGCCCCTGCTTGTTATCAACAATGCCCCAATATTGTTGACCTCTACTTCAACTTGGCTGTTGCTGAAG GAGCATACTTGCCAGACCTATGCAACAAGAACAATAAGTTGAAGAGTAGTGGTGCTGCTGAAGATGGTGTTGATGCTCCTGCTCCATCTCCTTCTTCattctaa